A genomic segment from Deinococcus sp. YIM 77859 encodes:
- a CDS encoding RsmD family RNA methyltransferase, whose protein sequence is MSVRILGGSAKGRVLKVPGSARPSGARVRKSLFDLLATRAPSGTFLDLHGGSGAVGLEAASRGYDVTLVEKDPQAVRALEENARTLGLSVRIVRGDALTLLPRLGAFDVVFSDPPYAQDIPSLTEKLLFAGVVVPGGVLVCQHPGRTLLHDAPGWTRETRAYGSNALTLYARDKIGDA, encoded by the coding sequence GTGAGTGTGCGAATCCTGGGCGGCAGCGCAAAAGGCCGCGTCCTTAAAGTTCCTGGCAGCGCTCGGCCCAGCGGCGCGCGCGTGCGCAAAAGCCTCTTTGACCTGCTGGCTACCCGCGCGCCTTCGGGCACCTTCCTCGACCTGCACGGGGGCAGCGGTGCGGTGGGTCTAGAGGCTGCCAGCCGCGGCTATGACGTGACCCTGGTGGAAAAAGATCCTCAGGCCGTGCGGGCGCTGGAGGAAAATGCCCGTACGCTGGGGCTCTCCGTGCGCATCGTGCGCGGGGATGCCCTGACCCTGCTCCCCCGCTTGGGCGCCTTCGATGTGGTCTTTAGCGATCCACCCTACGCCCAGGATATCCCCAGCCTGACGGAAAAGCTTCTGTTCGCGGGCGTGGTGGTTCCTGGGGGCGTGCTTGTCTGCCAACATCCCGGCCGTACGCTCCTTCACGACGCGCCCGGCTGGACCCGTGAGACGCGGGCGTACGGGAGTAATGCCCTCACGCTGTACGCAAGGGATAAGATCGGGGACGCATGA
- the coaD gene encoding pantetheine-phosphate adenylyltransferase, translated as MNAVFPGSFDPVTSGHMDVLTRAARIFDHVTVTVMHNARKQGRHLFTLEERLAILHEATAHLPNVSVDSFSGLLVDYMRQQGKGIIVRGLRAVSDYEYELQIAHLNRQIGEVETVFIMAATRWSFVSSTMVKEIASYGGNISEMVPRASAAALRRKFAEMYAQRGAPESQETGPSEQR; from the coding sequence ATGAACGCCGTCTTTCCCGGCTCCTTCGACCCTGTGACCAGCGGGCATATGGACGTTTTGACGCGCGCCGCGCGCATCTTCGACCACGTCACCGTGACCGTGATGCACAACGCCCGCAAGCAGGGCCGTCACCTCTTTACCCTAGAAGAACGCCTCGCCATTCTGCATGAGGCGACGGCCCACCTGCCCAATGTCAGCGTCGACAGTTTCAGCGGCCTGCTGGTGGACTACATGCGGCAACAGGGAAAGGGAATCATCGTGCGGGGACTGCGGGCCGTCTCCGACTACGAGTACGAACTGCAGATCGCGCACCTCAACCGGCAGATCGGTGAGGTGGAGACCGTCTTTATCATGGCTGCGACGCGCTGGAGCTTCGTCAGCTCCACCATGGTCAAGGAGATCGCGAGCTATGGGGGCAACATCTCGGAGATGGTCCCCCGAGCCAGCGCCGCGGCCCTGCGGCGCAAATTCGCAGAGATGTACGCGCAGAGAGGCGCGCCGGAGAGCCAAGAAACAGGGCCGTCAGAACAGCGCTGA